CGAGGGAATCTATGGAATTTCAGCGCTGGGCGCAAGCCTTTGGGGAATCCTCAATGGCTTGCCCGGCGACCGCACCGTTTTTCCGGGAGGAACGATCAGGGATCGAAGCGGACCAGCGATGCCCCATGGCCGATCGGGGCGAATTCCTTGTCCGCGACAGACAGATTCCGTCGATCAAGCACATGGCCCCGCACATCCATCACGGTCACCCAACGCGCACCGTCGGGAACGGCCAGCTTGGAGAGTCCGTTGATCGAAAACGCCCTCCCCAATCCCGTCGCAGGCCTGGCTTCCGCGGACTCGAGTCCCGAAAGCGCCTTCAATTGCACGCGCACCGGATAGGCAAGAGCGGAGTAGGGGGCGCTCGAGGGGAAGGTGACGTTCAAGCCGTTGGCGTCCTGGGAGTAGACCAGATCCACATCGGTTCCGGGAGTGGCGCCCATCAGCTGCACCTTCACGCCGGAGGTCAACTTCAATCGTGAGGAATTGAGTCCGGTCAGAGCCTTCTTGACACCGTTCCCAGGCCAGCCCAAGAAGATCGCGTAGACCGCGCTGGTGTCCTTGGCCCGTGTGTAGCGGATGTCGTTTGCGGTTCCGGCAACCGGCGCGGTGAAGGAGCCGCCGCCCATCTTGGTGGGGCCTTCGCCGTAGATCGACCAGACTCTCGTGGCGTAGATGGAGCTGCCGAAGCGGCGGAGCCAATCCCCCATGGCAAGCAGGAGATCGCGCTGGGCTTGTGGAATGGATCCATCGGCCATCGGCGAGATGTTCAACAACAAATTGCCGTTCTTGCTCACGCGATCGATCAGCGAATGGAGCATCTGGGTCTTGGAGTAGTAGCTCATTCCGCTCACGTACGACCAGCTGTTGCTGTTGATGGCGTCGTCGGTGAGCCAGTACGGCGTGGTGATGTCGGCGGGACCGCCGCGCTCGTAGTCGCGCATCTCGCCCTTCTGGAAGCCATCCTTCGAGGTGACAACGACATCCTTGTTCCAGTCGACCGATTTGTTGTAGTAGTAGGAAAGGAATTCCAGCCGTTTGGCTTCGGAGATCCGTCCCAGATACAGGTCCTGCCAGATCAGATCGGGCTGATAGCCGTCGATGACTTCCTTGAGCTTGTCGATCCAGAGCTTTTCCTCCTCGGCGGTGGTCATCTGCCCGTAGAGCTTCTTGAGGCTCGCGTCGGTTTGTGTCACCGGGGGAAAATTCCAATACCCAGTGAAATTCCAGGCATGGTGCATGGACATCATGAACTTCAAACCCCGTGCACGGATGGCGGTGGCGTGGAGCTTGGCCAGATCCAGCTTGGGTCCCTTGGCGACGCTGTTCCACTCGTTGGCCTTGGAATCCCACATCGAAAATCCATCGTGGTGTTCGGCCACCGGACCGGCGAATTTCGCGCCCGCCGAATCGAACAAACGAGCCCATTCGTCGGGATCGAACTTTCCGCCCGCGGACTTGAGCTTCGGAGCGAATTGCGTGAACACGCCCGCCTTGTTGTTCTTGCCCAGGATGAAGTTGTGGTACTGCCAGTCGCCGAACGGGTCGCCGTATGTGGCCAGATGGTGCTTGTATTCGTTGCTGTTGCCCGCCTTGTTGTACATGTTGCGCGGGTACCATTCCATCCCGTACTGGGGGGTGCAGAACGCCCCCCAGTGGTAGTAGATGCCGAACTTGGCGTCCATGAACCACTCGGGTGCGACGATGTGCTTGTTCACGGAGGCCCAGGTGGCCTGATAGGTGGTCGCCGCTTCGGCCGGATTTCCCAGGAGTGCGACGGCAGCGAAAGCTCCGATGGACTGCCCGCGGATCCCCATGGTGATGAAAGCTCTGGACGACATGCTGGACCTGTTCGTTGATGCGAATGTGCCGAGGTTCGGACCCGACCTGTTCCTGCGTTGGAGAATAGCCGCAGAGGTCATCCCGACGAGCGCGGATTCGCACGTCGCACTTTACCGTTTTCGCAAAGCAGGAATTTCCGACCTCTCGCCTGGTCGCCAAGGTCGGCGACAGGACGCGAGACCGGAGGGCGCCCTACTTCAGATCGTCGCGGCTCATGCCGTGGAGCCGTATGTCGTCCAACCAGATGTCGCTGCCTTGCGAGACAAAGAAGACAATATCTGTCACCGAATCCCGCACACCAGACCAGCCGATGTTCCCTCCGGCGCCGGGCGCATCCAGATCCTGGGGACGGACGGACCGACGCGTCCAATTCGAATCCATGACGTTGATGACCCAGGCCTTTCCGACATCGCGGTGATCGAAGCCGACCGCCAACTTGACAGGCCCCCTGACCCAGAACACCAGGGAATCGAGGCTTCGCAGGCTGCGCGGTTTTCCTTTCGCCAAGGAGACACCGCCGTACACCCAACCCTTCTCCCCCATGTAGGAGAAATGCAAGGCGTTGCCGGTGCGCCCTCGGCCTGCCGCAGCGATATCGGGAACCGTCGCCGTTCCCGAATCGCCAAAACGCGTGAACCACTGGGCCGAATCGGGCAGGAGGGAATTGGTCGAGGCATGCTCGAAATCGTCCACCAGCACGGACGTGAGCGCGAACCTCTGGCTGTCGGGAAGGGATCTCCAGACCTTCGCGGAATCGGATCGCGCGGAATCCTTCGCGTTCCATCGCAGGCGGAACCTGAAGCCAGGCGTTTGCGATGACGGATCCAGCCGAACCTCGATCCGGCCTCGGGCGGCGAGCTTGTCCCAGTAGACGATCCGGAAGGGAATGGGGGTGCTGTCGATGCGCTCCACCGTGATTTCCGAGCCCGTCCTGGACACCCCGTGAAAGGGGAAATTGGAGGAATCGAGCCGCAGCGTGGCCACGGTGGGCACCACGACCGGGTGGTTCCAATCGGACAACAGCGAATCGACGCGGTAGATCCTGGCGGAAAGGACATTCTCGGTTTCGCTGGAGCTTCCCTCGAAGGCCCGATCATTTCCGCATCCCGCTTGGAAAAGAGCCACGCCGATCGGAAGAAGGAGAAACAACGCGCGCTTCATGATGGTTCCTCGATGACGGAAAGGGGAAACAACGCGATCGCCAGCTGCATCACCTGGCTCGGGTGTTTGGTTTCATCGGCGCTCCGTTGGGCGTGCCGCCGGATCTCGCGCAGGAAGCCACTCACCTCTGCGAAGGAGTTTTCGTCCAACGCCAGCGTGATCGTGGAGATGTCACGCCTGGTGGGAGGATGTCGCTCGATGGATTCGGCAGCCAACGTCAATATTTGTCTCTGGTACTCGCGCATCGCCTTCACCTTGTCGTTTCCGGCCAGGGCGGAGACATGGGCGACCCCCAGGACCAATCGACCGGAAGCGGCCTTTTTCACCAAGCCCAGCTCCTGCAAAAGCTCCAGGGCCTTGGCGACCTCCACCTCCGGGACGGAAGGGCTCAGCTTGGCAGCCAACTCCGAGGGGAGAGCACGGCCATCGACGACTTCCAGGAGCGATCGGATCGCCGAAACCCACCAATCACGGTAGTACGCCAGCTCCTGGTCGATGAGTTTCCGTGGAGTCACGTCGCGCAACGCCAATGCCTTTTCCAGGATCTCCATCCGGGACTTGGCCTTGCGCTCGCGGGCATAGGCGATCAG
This DNA window, taken from Fibrobacterota bacterium, encodes the following:
- a CDS encoding alpha-L-fucosidase: MSSRAFITMGIRGQSIGAFAAVALLGNPAEAATTYQATWASVNKHIVAPEWFMDAKFGIYYHWGAFCTPQYGMEWYPRNMYNKAGNSNEYKHHLATYGDPFGDWQYHNFILGKNNKAGVFTQFAPKLKSAGGKFDPDEWARLFDSAGAKFAGPVAEHHDGFSMWDSKANEWNSVAKGPKLDLAKLHATAIRARGLKFMMSMHHAWNFTGYWNFPPVTQTDASLKKLYGQMTTAEEEKLWIDKLKEVIDGYQPDLIWQDLYLGRISEAKRLEFLSYYYNKSVDWNKDVVVTSKDGFQKGEMRDYERGGPADITTPYWLTDDAINSNSWSYVSGMSYYSKTQMLHSLIDRVSKNGNLLLNISPMADGSIPQAQRDLLLAMGDWLRRFGSSIYATRVWSIYGEGPTKMGGGSFTAPVAGTANDIRYTRAKDTSAVYAIFLGWPGNGVKKALTGLNSSRLKLTSGVKVQLMGATPGTDVDLVYSQDANGLNVTFPSSAPYSALAYPVRVQLKALSGLESAEARPATGLGRAFSINGLSKLAVPDGARWVTVMDVRGHVLDRRNLSVADKEFAPIGHGASLVRFDP
- a CDS encoding TIGR02147 family protein is translated as MRSIFEYLEYRDILKDSFEERKASDPQYCYRMMAESFGLHISNIFRVLQKETHLPARCQSRAIEFLGLTDRAAAYFLLLIAYARERKAKSRMEILEKALALRDVTPRKLIDQELAYYRDWWVSAIRSLLEVVDGRALPSELAAKLSPSVPEVEVAKALELLQELGLVKKAASGRLVLGVAHVSALAGNDKVKAMREYQRQILTLAAESIERHPPTRRDISTITLALDENSFAEVSGFLREIRRHAQRSADETKHPSQVMQLAIALFPLSVIEEPS